The DNA segment TATTGGTAGATAAAAACCCAGGAATAATAAAAACGAATGAAATTGAACGAGAAGTGTTAGACACTTACATGGCTCAAGCTTTTGTTACAATTCATTGTTTAAGATCATATGAATCAAAAATATTAGAATCACTAGAAAACATACCTGAGATAATAGAAGCTGACAGATTAATTGGAAATTATGAGATAATCTGTAAGATTGCAGCTCCTACGTATAATGAAATCTCTGAAATTATTAGCAAAAAGATTAGAAAGATACCTGGAATTAAATCTACAATTACAATGAACATAGTAAACAATCAAGGATTTAGCAGGCAGTCGTTTCTAAGTTAAATGATACTTTAGATTATTTACTGTTTTTTTGATTATTTCAGCCATTTTTTCATACATCTCCATGGTCTCCTTATCTACAAAAAGATCTTTTTGGAGTTTCCACTTTGATTGAATAATAATTTTTGAATTTGTCATAATTGTGTTTGACTCATGTCTTGGTTCATATCTGGAAACAGTGATTATTCTTTCTCCAAGCAAACATTTAATCATCAATTGTCTTAATCTTTTGTTCTGATCTAGGGGTTCAACTACATTGTCTCGCACTAAGCCTGGAGGTAATGTTGTGAGTTTTGGATAACCATTCCACATAAAATCCTCGATTTCTGAATGAAAAAGTCCTTTTTTAATAGTAGAAATTGTTCCTATATCAAATGGACCTATATGAATAGAATCTGCAAATGCTAGAAAAAAATTCATTTTCCACCAAGAATGTTTATGAATGCCCATTCCAACATGACTACCTACAGCAAAATCACAGTTTGCGTATTCTTGTTTTTTGATAATCTGAATATAATCAATAGGTGAATTTTCTAGTTTTAATGCCCCAACATTCCCAATACCATCTTTACCACCTAAAAGAGAGATATCTAAATAATCCGATTCAAAATCTAATTCTTTTTCAGATATTGTAGATTTTATTCCATATTTCATCAGATGGGTTTGAATCTTCTCTAATATCGGATCATAAGATAGTAATTGTTTCATTGTATATAATTACAAATAGATGATTATAAGGTATATTGCTATTTAACATTACATTTGTATGTAAAATATTAATATTCTTAAATATTTGTACAATTAATTTGTAATATGGAAATTGATGATAAAGATCTTCAAATTCTAAAACATCTTCTAGTTGATGCAAGACAATCTGCAAGACAACTCTCTCAAAGATTAGATGTATCTACAGTTACAATGATTTCCAGAATAAAAAAACTCGAAGAAAAAAAAATAATCAAAGGATATTCTGCTCGTCTTGATCATGATTTGTTAGGATATGACATCACTGCAATAATTGAAATTAAAACTAGTCAAGGAAAAATGTTGGAAGTTGAAGATATTATTGCAAAAGAGGACAATGTGATTTCTGTGTACGATATAACAGGAGATGCAGATACTTTGGTGATTGCAAAATTCAAAAATAGAAAGAATCTGAGTAATTTTGTAAAAAAATTATCAGCTATACCAAATATTGAAAATACTGTAACTCATATTGTACTAAATACGATAAAAGAAGACAGTAGATTAATCTGAGATTGATCATATAGATATGTACAAGTTCATCTTGCCAATCTTTCTTTGTTGATAATTTCACCTGAACGATTATCTACTTCCATTGCAATTTCCAAGTAATCATTACTTACAATAACACTAGTAATGTTTGGAGTATTTAGGGAGACTATTGACTTTAATTCAAAATTATTAAAACCGTCTTTATCTAATTCTTCTTTAATGATATCTAGTATTTTTTCATCATCAAATAATTTTGTTTTATCTTTTGATGCTCTTATTCCAAGTCCAATTAAAATTAGAATCAAAAGCAAACCAAATCCTACTTGAAACCAAAAAAGTATTGACATAGTCCACCAATTTCAATTATCTTAAATCGCTCCATTTAATTGGCTTTAAATTACATCTACAATTCTCTCTTTTGCCACATTTAGGACAATTACAATCACATAACAATAATGATGCATTACAACTAATGCATTTTGTATATTCTGCAAAATCTTCCTTCATCTCAACGTCGTATTGCAACATTATGAAAATTAAATGTTAAATTATTTTACTTAAAATTTATTCAAAATGGAATAATTTTTCTTTAAATTTTTCAACCTCCTGTTGCAGCATCAAACAATGCACATTCACAATCATCACGTTTTCCACAATAAGGACACTTACAATGACAATGTGGTAAGGGGTTATGACATGCATGGCAATCAGTATAATCATCAAATTCTTGAATGGATGTTTTTTGAGTCATAATGTTTTATCACCCTAATTTTTCATTCCTGTTGGTGTAAATGTAGTTTTGAGAGAAGGCAAACTTTTGATTTTACATGGAATGTCTTCTTGAAGAACATCAAGATAATTATTTGTCTCTTCTATAATGATTTCAAGAGATCCATGTACTTTTACGGATTTGATATTTTGTAATGAATGTAAAATATCATCTTCTTTTCCTAAATTACAATTAATTAATACATATGCTTTTTCCATAATCGTTGTTAAATTAAATCATATTTTAATTCGGTCAAAAAATTCTTTAAATATTTTTGAAAATTGAAAAATAATTTTATGAATTTACATTAAATTTTTGCCATACTTTTGTATGATTTTGTTTAAATAATCTTATGTCTGTGACAAAATCTGAAAAATATCATAAACTTTATGAAACGATTCAAAATCTTGATTCAAAAATTAGATTTGTAACTATAATTGATTATTCGGGTCGATTGCTATTTGGGGGTCAAAGAGAAGGTGTAACAGACTATCTAAAACCAGATTTACAAAAAGAATCTCTAAGACATGCCATGGACGCATGGAAACTTCGAAATAAATTTTCTGATTTTATTGGAAGAGGAAAATATGCAATTGCAGAATATGAAAAGCTAAAAAGAATTACCATCCCGTTAGAGCAAGATAAGTTGATTTACATTACATGTGAACCTCAAACTAATCATGATATGTTAATTAAATCGATTCTTAAATTAATTGAATAGACATTTTATTACAAAGAAATAGGATTAGTCAGAAAATATTGTCCTAATTTTTGCTTGATTTTTGTTAGAATATTAAAAATTTAATCTTCATCATCGTAATCTTCTTCAGGCTCATCATCTAAATCATTATCTTCCTTTTCTGAGGATTGTTCTTCTAAGGGTTTTTTCTGTTCAGGTATTACATCAGGTTCTATTTCACGCAAGTCTGACTTTACATCCTCAGATTCAGTTGGAATAAGAGTCAGTGTAGAATTAACATCATCTAGTTTTCGGATTTGATCAGAAATAATATTTTCAAGTTGGGATTTATCATCAGATTCTATTCTTGCTACAATATCATAAACACCATATGTTCCTTGAACATCAACTACATTTTTCATTTCCCTTAATTGCTTGAGAATAGAGGGTTCTTTACCAGGTTCACAATTAATTAAAACAAAAGCCTTGTCCATGATAATAATAAAGCATTATCAAATTTCTTCTTTGTGGTTAAACAGCAATTAATCTAAAATCATATAATCACGTACATGGAAAATTCACTGTGGTAACAGGCATACAGTTAATGGAAAAAGTTTTGTTTAAAATAGCAAAACAATGGATAGCAGGAAATTCCATAGATGATGCTCTAGTATCAGCAAAAGAAGCATACCAATTAGGACGATATGCAATTATCAATAAACTTGGAGAATATCATACTTCAAAAAAACAGATTTCATCAACAATAGATGAATATCAAAAAATCATAAACTCATTTAGAAAATGGAAGGTGCGTGGAGCAATATCAGTCAAACCAACACAGATAGGTCTTTCAATTAGTCAGAAAGAATGTTATCGCAATTTTGAGAAAATCATACAAAAGGCTCGTGATGCTCATGTCTTTGTTTGGTTGGACATGGAATCTTCTGAGCATACAGATGAGACAATAGAGATTTACAATACGTACTTTACAAAATATGAAAGGCTTGGAATTGCTCTGCAAGCAAATCTCAAGAGAACAGAAGATGATCTGATTAACTTGTTACAAATCGGTGCAAAGATACGTCTGGTGAAAGGCGCTTACAGAGAAAAGGCAAGTGTATCTTTCAAATCGAAAGAAGATGTGGATAAAAATTACATAAAACTTATGAGAACACTGTTCAAGAACGGTAATGAGTTTGCAATAGCATCACATGATGGAAAAATCATACAAAAGGCAGAAAACCTATCAAAAAAATATCCCAAAAAATTTGAATTTCAGATGCTAAAAGGAATAAGAGAAGAGCTAAAGCCAGAATTGATTAAAAAGAAGTTTGTTGTTTCAGATTACATCCCTTATGGCGCAAATTGGTTGCCATATTCAGTTCGACGAATCAAGGAAAGAAAAAGAAACATTTTATTGCTCGGGAGTTCGTGGATTCAATCACAACGAGTCTGAGTCTGACTGTGCATGAACTGTTGCAAATAGTTTTCACCACCTGCCCCTTTTCCAGTGGAGCCTGAATGTTTCCATCCAACAAAGGGCTGACTAGAAACTAATGCTGCAGTTGTTGCACTTGCAAAACGATTAGCATACACAACGCCTGCTTGAATTTTTGAAAAGAATTCTTCTAACTGTTTATCATCATTACTGAAAATTCCTGCAGTCAGTCCATATTCTGTCTTGTTTGCAAGTTTTATGGCATCATCAAAGGTATCATATCTTTGAATGCACAAAAAGGGCAAAAACAATTCTTCTTTGACAAGTTTGTGATCATCTGGTAATTTTGTAACTATTGTGGGTTCAACAAAATAACCATTCTCAAATTCTGAAGAAGACAGAACATTTCCTCCTGTAAGAACCTCTCCATCTTGTTTTGCAAGAGTTACGGCATTCTCAAATTTTGTTTTTGCACCCTTGTTAATTACAGGACCCAAGAATACATCCTGTTTCCAAGGCATTCCAATTCGTAGTTTCTTTGTCTTCTCAACAATCTTTGAAATGAATTGATCCGCAACATCATTTTGAACATAAACTCTAGAGCATGCACTGCATTTTTGTCCAGCAAATCCAAATGCCGCATTCATTATTCCATCAGTAGCTTTGTTCAAATCAGCATGCTTAGTAACAATCGCGGGATTTTTTCCGCCCATTTCAGAGATGAAAGGTTTTGCAGTCTCTTTTGTAAATTCTTGAAATCCTTTCATGCCAACCTCATAAGATCCAGTGAATGCTATACCATCAACGTCTTTGCTTTCAATGATGGTTTTTCCAACTGTTCCTCCAGAACCTGTAACAAAATTAATCGCACCATTGGGAATTTCAGAATAAATAATTTTTGCAAACTGAAATGAAGACAGTGGGGCATCACTTGCAGGTTTTAGAACAGCGGTATTTCCTGTAATTAGTGCTGCAGTAGTCATTCCTATCGCAATTGCAGAAGGAAAGTTAAATGGGGCAATTATTCCCCACACACCAAAAGGCTTCATTATAGTTTGAGTTTTCTCATAAGGGTTTGGATGAGTGGTTTGCTTGCAGAACCCTTGGTTTTTTTCTAGTTGTAGTGCATAAAATCGCATAAAGTCTATTGTTTCATCAATATCACCCATGGCTTCAAGGCGATTTTTTCCATTCTCAAATGTCATTAATGCGGACAAAAAGAATTTTTGTTTGGAAAACACATCAGCACAATTCCTGAAAATTTCAACTCTTTTTTGGTATGTAGTGCTACTCCACTTTTCAAATGAGTTTTTTGCACTAGATATGGCATTTTCGGTGTCATGAATAGATGTTTTTGGAAATTTTGCCACAACAATTCTAGTATCAGAAGGAGATCTTACTGTAAAGCAATCATCATAATAGATTTCTTGTCCATTAATGATTATAGGATATTTTTTGCCAAGTTCATCTCGGACTTTGTCAATTGCCTTGTCAAAATTTTCTTGGAATTTTTCAGTAGAATTACTTGCAACAGCCTTACCCCAAGTGTATTCATTTTGAAATTCAGACAAGTTATGTTTCTCCTGACGAATAAAGAGCCTCAGAGATTATTCGAGAAGCCAAGTGAGATGTCCTATCTTTTACATCAAAACTAGGACAAACTTCCATCATATCCATACCTACAATACCTTTCTTTACTATCTCTTTTAACAGATAGACGGCATCTGTACTGTTCAAACCCACAGGTACAGGAACAGAAACACCAGGAGCAAATGCTGGATCAATGCAATCCATATCAAATGAAATGTACACTTTATCACCTAATCTGCTTGTAACAGAGTTTGCCACTTGTTTGATTCCTTGTTCTCTTATGTCAAAAGGCGTAATCACTTTTAGATCGAATTTTTTAATATTGTCCAATTCCTCTTGTTCAGGGGCTCTAATTCCTATTTGAACACTAGAGGAAATTTCAATATTTGAAAGAATATCATTGACTACTGAGCCATAATAGTTTGTAGTAGAACTTACAAAGTCAGGATGAGCATCAAAATATACCAAAGAAATTTTCCCGTATCTTTTTGTTATTGTATTAATTATTTGTCGGGTAATAGAATGATCACCTCCAATCGAGATTGGGATTTTTGAAGATGCAGATATTTCATCATAGGTATTTTCAATCTGTTCTCGGTTTATGTTTCCCATATCATAGATTTTTTTTTCTGAGCCTTGAAAAGGACGACCAAGAGAGATTCGTCCACCATGTTCAAAAGAATCACGGAGATTAGAGATTTGTCTAATTTTAGATGGAGCTTCTTCTGTTCCTTTTCTTAATGCATGGGATTGGGATTCATCAGGAACGCCAATGACTACAAATTTAGACTCTTCAAAATTATCGGTATTTGCCCAACATATTTTTTCCATCATCTCTGTTAGCAAATTATAGAATTTGTGCTTTTAGTATAAGAGAATATTCCTAACAAGTGCAATCATCATCTTTCTTAGGATTACAAATTTCACAGTCTAACAAACACTTGTCTTCAGGGCAATAACCACAAAATTGCTTCTTTTTAGACTCCAATACTTTGCTTATTCCCTCAAATTAGAAAAGGATTTTCCAGATTTAGGCCATCAAAGGATCTTTGGCAAATTAAATTTAGGCATAAATCTTGGTAATAGAAATCCCAAATTTTAATGAGATAATCAGGAATAGGATTTTTGAAAAACGAATGAAATAAAAAACGAGGCCTATCGGAAAACATATCGAATTTATGATGCTGCCATCATTTCTCGTGTTTTCCTTTTGTTCTATCTGGCTGCATCCTCAAAGTCTTTTCTCCGATTCTACAGATATGATAGTTCCTCGTCGTTATTATTACACAAAAATAAGATTTAAGTATTTTTGATATTATTATAATATTTATTCATAATTTTATATTAAATTTATACAAATGTAAGTGGTATAGGGAATCCAGTTTATTATTTAATTTAGTAAACACTAAACGAAGACAAAATAATGGCACAGTATCTTATTGTCGTGTTACATGTCAATGCATGCAGCAAGGCAGAGTAAAGAACAACTCAAAAAACTATCTTCTAAACCCACATATCAATTTTAACGAAATTACCTTGTAGTGTTCAGATGGAGATTGCGATGATGAAATAAAACAAAATTAGATTTAATACATAAAGTTCAAAACATGGCACATGGGAACATAATTTATTTTAGTTAAAACAAGATCTACGTTATTTAATTCAGAATATTCAAACACTTTCAAAAGAATTAAAATTTCAAGTTATTTAATTTGTTAATTTTTGCTGCAAAAATTGTCAGTTCCTGTATGATTTATTGAAAATTCCATCATGCTCAAAATACACATGCATGTATTGTGATAGCCAACATTTTATCAAAAAAACTAATTCATTAAAATAAAATAAATCATAATTTTGTACTTGTTTGCGTCCATTTCTATCCCCAAAATGGGTGGACGTCATCATTAGATTCCACATCATCTAAGCTGTAGAGGTTACTTTAACAGCTCTATCTCTTTTACAAATAGCACAATACTCTTCTTTTGAATGACTGTTAATCGGAGTCAAACAATCACAACAATATTTCATGATTATAGGAATTGAACTGATTATATTAAGAATTTTCAAGATTACACATTTGATATAAACTGCAATTTCCGCTTTAAAATCTAGATTTCAGGAATTCAAGAATATGGGAGTTTGGAATCTAATCTTTATTTTTTTCATTGTATTTTTGTATTTCATCTAATGGTATAGTGATTGTTCTATCTGAGCCTTTACAATAATTTTTTCCTTTGAAATGTTTATGGATTTTAACTTTAGCCATCAAAATACTATCTATTCCATAGTTTCCATGATGATCTGTAATTTCCTGACTAACAATATGACAAGTTTTAGAAACATTACACCATTTACATATAATTTTCATTTTTTTATCATCAGTCACAAAGTTTCTAGTCTTAGATGGGAGTATTTGAGATTTGAATCTTATGAGTGCAAAACAGATGTAAAATGGAATTGTTACATGTTAATTAACTAGAACAGCCCTAGTATTGTATGGTACTTGCATCAAATACACTTACAGAATTATTAAATGAGATTGGAGATGAGCTTACCAATCAAATATCTTTAGCAAAAAATGCAGATGCGGTTATAGATACAAGAAAACTTTTTCATCAGTCAACTACACTAAATGATCTAATTATGACATCTGATCTATCTAATGAAAACAAATTGATGCTGCAGAAGTTCTCTGCCACTCTAGTACAAGATGATCCAGGGGTCAAAAGCTTAAGATATGAAAAACGAGATCTTGAAAGAGTACTTTCTAACTTAAGTGGAATCTAAAATATCATTATTCAATATTCTTAAGGAATTAGTAAAGGCTTGAATTTTTGTGTTAATTTTTGGTGGCTTTAACCAAATTAACAAAATATTTGTGAATTGCTAAATCCTCAGTCAGTTCTGGGTGAAAAGAAGTTCCAATTATGTTACCTTTTTTGATTGCAACGATCTTCTCGTTAAATTTTGCAAGAACTTCAATGTCATTTGAAGCAGTAGTTATTGTTGGTGCACGAATAAAGACGCCATTATAGTTAGAAATCCCAATAGAGTCCATTGAGATATTAGCTTCAAAGGATTCACGTTGTCTTCCAAAAGAGTTTCTCTCAAGATCAACATCTAGAAAACCAAATAGGGGTTGCTCGGTTTTGCCTATAACTTTGTCACTGGCATTGTTTGCAAGTAATACCATTCCTGCACATATTCCTAAAACAGGCATTCCTGATTCGACTTTTTGTTTAATTTCTTTCAAAGAGCCATTTACTAGAGATAATTGTCCAATAGTTGTGCTTTCTCCTCCAGGAATAATCAAACCATCTAGTTGGGAGATTTCTTCAGGAGTTTTTACAATATTTACAGTTGCATCTTGATTTAATTCAGTTACAGAATTCTCTAAAGAAGATACGTTTTCAGCAACATCGCCTTGAATAGCTAAAACACCTAGTTTTAGAGTCATGCAGAACCTCCACGATCTTGCATGCGTAATTCAAGAGTGTTTACATCTAATCCTATCATGGATTGTCTTTCATCAATCATTTTTTGTGCCTCTTTGACTTTATCAGATTCATTCCAAAAAGTAGTAGCTAAAACTATTGCACGTGCTCTTTCTCTTGCATCATCAGAATTAAAAATTCCAGAGCCGACAAATATTCCATCACACCCAAGTGACATAAGATATGCTGCATCAGCAGGGGTTGCTATTCCACCTGCAGCAAAATTTACAACTGGCAATCTTCCGAGTTTTGCAGTTTGTTCAACAATATCATAAGATACTTTGAATTCTCTTGCCATTCTAACTAAATCTTGATTGTCACCAGAATCATAAATTGATTTTATTGTTCTTAGTTCATCATTTACTTTTTTGATATGTTTGATTGCTTCAGCAACATTACCAGTTCCAGGTTCTCCTTTAGTTCTAATCATCGAAGCACCTTCTTCAATTCTTCTCAAAGCTTCAGCCAATGATCTTGCACCATTAACAACAGGTGTTGTAAAATCCCATTTCC comes from the Candidatus Nitrosopumilus sediminis genome and includes:
- a CDS encoding DUF6659 family protein, which codes for MSVTKSEKYHKLYETIQNLDSKIRFVTIIDYSGRLLFGGQREGVTDYLKPDLQKESLRHAMDAWKLRNKFSDFIGRGKYAIAEYEKLKRITIPLEQDKLIYITCEPQTNHDMLIKSILKLIE
- the pdxS gene encoding pyridoxal 5'-phosphate synthase lyase subunit PdxS yields the protein MLPLSGERKDAKGIIFDKINSVDTLRGSSTVKRGFAHMLKNGVVMDVTTVEQAQIAEEAGAVSVMVLDKLPSEVRKAGGVARTASIRIIEDIMDSVTIPVMAKCRIGHVNEALVLQETDVDMIDESEVLTPADELRHIWKWDFTTPVVNGARSLAEALRRIEEGASMIRTKGEPGTGNVAEAIKHIKKVNDELRTIKSIYDSGDNQDLVRMAREFKVSYDIVEQTAKLGRLPVVNFAAGGIATPADAAYLMSLGCDGIFVGSGIFNSDDARERARAIVLATTFWNESDKVKEAQKMIDERQSMIGLDVNTLELRMQDRGGSA
- a CDS encoding aldehyde dehydrogenase family protein, which produces MSEFQNEYTWGKAVASNSTEKFQENFDKAIDKVRDELGKKYPIIINGQEIYYDDCFTVRSPSDTRIVVAKFPKTSIHDTENAISSAKNSFEKWSSTTYQKRVEIFRNCADVFSKQKFFLSALMTFENGKNRLEAMGDIDETIDFMRFYALQLEKNQGFCKQTTHPNPYEKTQTIMKPFGVWGIIAPFNFPSAIAIGMTTAALITGNTAVLKPASDAPLSSFQFAKIIYSEIPNGAINFVTGSGGTVGKTIIESKDVDGIAFTGSYEVGMKGFQEFTKETAKPFISEMGGKNPAIVTKHADLNKATDGIMNAAFGFAGQKCSACSRVYVQNDVADQFISKIVEKTKKLRIGMPWKQDVFLGPVINKGAKTKFENAVTLAKQDGEVLTGGNVLSSSEFENGYFVEPTIVTKLPDDHKLVKEELFLPFLCIQRYDTFDDAIKLANKTEYGLTAGIFSNDDKQLEEFFSKIQAGVVYANRFASATTAALVSSQPFVGWKHSGSTGKGAGGENYLQQFMHSQTQTRCD
- a CDS encoding proline dehydrogenase family protein, with amino-acid sequence MVTGIQLMEKVLFKIAKQWIAGNSIDDALVSAKEAYQLGRYAIINKLGEYHTSKKQISSTIDEYQKIINSFRKWKVRGAISVKPTQIGLSISQKECYRNFEKIIQKARDAHVFVWLDMESSEHTDETIEIYNTYFTKYERLGIALQANLKRTEDDLINLLQIGAKIRLVKGAYREKASVSFKSKEDVDKNYIKLMRTLFKNGNEFAIASHDGKIIQKAENLSKKYPKKFEFQMLKGIREELKPELIKKKFVVSDYIPYGANWLPYSVRRIKERKRNILLLGSSWIQSQRV
- a CDS encoding Lrp/AsnC family transcriptional regulator — translated: MDKAFVLINCEPGKEPSILKQLREMKNVVDVQGTYGVYDIVARIESDDKSQLENIISDQIRKLDDVNSTLTLIPTESEDVKSDLREIEPDVIPEQKKPLEEQSSEKEDNDLDDEPEEDYDDED
- a CDS encoding Lrp/AsnC family transcriptional regulator, with translation MEIDDKDLQILKHLLVDARQSARQLSQRLDVSTVTMISRIKKLEEKKIIKGYSARLDHDLLGYDITAIIEIKTSQGKMLEVEDIIAKEDNVISVYDITGDADTLVIAKFKNRKNLSNFVKKLSAIPNIENTVTHIVLNTIKEDSRLI
- a CDS encoding arginase family protein, translated to MEKICWANTDNFEESKFVVIGVPDESQSHALRKGTEEAPSKIRQISNLRDSFEHGGRISLGRPFQGSEKKIYDMGNINREQIENTYDEISASSKIPISIGGDHSITRQIINTITKRYGKISLVYFDAHPDFVSSTTNYYGSVVNDILSNIEISSSVQIGIRAPEQEELDNIKKFDLKVITPFDIREQGIKQVANSVTSRLGDKVYISFDMDCIDPAFAPGVSVPVPVGLNSTDAVYLLKEIVKKGIVGMDMMEVCPSFDVKDRTSHLASRIISEALYSSGET
- a CDS encoding Lrp/AsnC ligand binding domain-containing protein, with product MDKAYVLIVNESGKEDSVISNLKNIPSITNAFGTFGSYDILTKLESSSEQNIQNDISKGIRKISNIRATLTLLVDKNPGIIKTNEIEREVLDTYMAQAFVTIHCLRSYESKILESLENIPEIIEADRLIGNYEIICKIAAPTYNEISEIISKKIRKIPGIKSTITMNIVNNQGFSRQSFLS
- the pdxT gene encoding pyridoxal 5'-phosphate synthase glutaminase subunit PdxT translates to MTLKLGVLAIQGDVAENVSSLENSVTELNQDATVNIVKTPEEISQLDGLIIPGGESTTIGQLSLVNGSLKEIKQKVESGMPVLGICAGMVLLANNASDKVIGKTEQPLFGFLDVDLERNSFGRQRESFEANISMDSIGISNYNGVFIRAPTITTASNDIEVLAKFNEKIVAIKKGNIIGTSFHPELTEDLAIHKYFVNLVKATKN